In one window of Brassica rapa cultivar Chiifu-401-42 chromosome A07, CAAS_Brap_v3.01, whole genome shotgun sequence DNA:
- the LOC103829641 gene encoding LOW QUALITY PROTEIN: transcription factor MYB104 (The sequence of the model RefSeq protein was modified relative to this genomic sequence to represent the inferred CDS: substituted 1 base at 1 genomic stop codon) codes for MVDETITQMGKVLHDSESGQNLALEKTFHKGPWTSAEDQLLTAYVDKHGEGNWNAVQKQSGLSRCGKSCRLRWVNHLRPSLKKGGFTDKEEQLVIELHASMGNKWARMAAQLPGRTDNEIKNFWNTRLKKLQRLGLPIYPDEVREQAMNAAVQNGQNSDHSQESLEPDCLEIPEFDFKYLQLNNYQSVLLRNVPMGNNMIXQYFFQPNNMYNLIGSPYMSPPKRKRVREPETDFLDTGGYAANEQSGQLWNYPFVESNAAKYSSPSEKLELPSFQCCDPLGDWETQHSNPMLAVESDSTLVESPLTDCPSSGLLESVVYGSSGEKQATNSTDPDSPLLLQSSLFGHIELTPAFANNTETDMVPFGPTSSSERLTSSLESSDWIRQLLGEDRDYTK; via the exons ATGGTAGATGAAACTATCACACAGATGGGTAAAGTTCTCCATGATTCCGAATCAGGCCAAAATCTTGCACTAGAAAAAACATTTCACAAAGGGCCTTGGACATCAGCTGAAGACCAACTTCTGACGGCTTATGTTGATAAACATGGTGAAGGTAATTGGAACGCTGTCCAAAAACAATCTGGCCTCTCTCGCTGTGGCAAAAGCTGCCGCCTTCGTTGGGTGAATCATCTGAGACCCAGTTTGAAAAAAGGCGGTTTTACCGACAAGGAAGAGCAACTTGTCATTGAACTTCATGCTTCTATGGGTAACAAATGGGCACGAATGGCTGCACAA cTACCGGGCCGAACAGATAATGAGATAAAGAACTTCTGGAACACGAGGCTGAAGAAACTGCAGCGACTTGGCTTACCCATTTACCCTGATGAAGTTCGGGAGCAAGCAATGAATGCAGCGGTTCAAAATGGTCAAAACTCAGATCATAGTCAAGAGTCGTTGGAACCAGACTGTCTCGAGATCCCTGAGTTCGACTTCAAGTACCTACAACTCAATAACTACCAGTCTGTGCTTCTTCGCAATGTTCCCATGGGTAATAATATGATTTAACAATATTTCTTTCAGCCTAATAATATGTACAACTTGATAGGATCTCCTTACATGTCGCCGCCTAAACGCAAACGCGTTAGGGAACCAGAAACAGATTTTCTTGACACGGGTGGTTATGCTGCCAACGAGCAAAGTGGTCAGCTCTGGAACTATCCTTTTGTTGAAAGCAATGCTGCTAAGTATTCTTCTCCTTCTGAGAAGTTGGAGCTCCCTTCATTCCAATGTTGTGACCCTCTTGGCGATTGGGAAACGCAACACTCAAACCCAATGCTGGCAGTTGAGTCAGACAGTACTTTAGTTGAGTCCCCTCTCACAGATTGTCCATCTTCTGGGTTGTTGGAGTCAGTTGTATATGGATCATCAGGTGAAAAACAGGCAACGAATAGTACTGATCCAGATTCACCGCTGCTGCTTCAGTCTTCTCTATTTGGCCATATCGAGCTTACGCCAGCCTTTGCAAACAATACAG AAACAGATATGGTTCCTTTCGGTCCAACTTCGTCTAGTGAGAGACTCACATCATCTCTTGAGAGCAGTGATTGGATAAGACAACTTCTTGGTGAGGATAGGGACTACACCAAGTAG
- the LOC103829640 gene encoding zinc finger protein 445, giving the protein MKRTRDDDNPSHFLHQSSSVYDHNDNDDDEEDCSSGGFQPPSPPPQQVKHFCVICSKQFSSGKAYGGHVRIHSSEYSNKGKTKKMRMKKKRKIGLVNKEKEKEKEIDLIRADVEDEKRCCLCGKEFQTRHSLFGHMRRHPERSWKGVRPPPPEKLNLSFLDDDDDDENDDDDEAMSRSMMMSGVTRDVHVAACCLMMLKSGKRKANSEVRSFSYCNDEMDVKGSTVDMKIKVEIEVNASNPQAEAKKRSLELDLNQPCNDSC; this is encoded by the coding sequence ATGAAGAGAACAAGAGACGACGACAACCCTTCTCACTTCCTCCATCAGTCCTCATCCGTTTATGATCAtaatgataatgatgatgatgaagaagattgTTCCTCTGGAGGGTTTCAGCCGCCGTCACCACCGCCTCAGCAAGTGAAACACTTTTGTGTGATCTGCAGTAAACAGTTTAGCTCCGGGAAGGCTTACGGAGGCCATGTGAGGATCCACTCGAGCGAGTACAGCAACAAAGGAAAGACAAAGAAGATgagaatgaagaagaagagaaagattgGTTTGGTGaacaaggagaaagagaaagaaaaagagatagATCTGATTAGGGCTGACGTTGAAGATGAGAAAAGATGTTGTCTATGCGGTAAAGAGTTTCAAACAAGGCACTCTTTGTTTGGACATATGAGGAGACACCCTGAACGGAGCTGGAAAGGGGTACGGCCTCCTCCACCGGAAAAGCTCAATCTTAGCTttttggatgatgatgatgatgatgagaacgatgatgatgatgaagcgaTGAGTAGATCCATGATGATGAGTGGTGTAACTCGGGATGTCCATGTAGCTGCTTGCTGTCTAATGATGCTCAAGTCGGGCAAGAGAAAAGCAAACTCCGAGGTAAGAAGTTTTAGTTATTGTAATGACGAAATGGATGTTAAAGGTTCGACTGTAGATATGAAGATAAAGGTGGAAATTGAGGTGAATGCGAGCAATCCTCAAGCTGAAGCTAAAAAAAGATCTTTAGAGCTTGATCTGAATCAGCCTTGTAATGATTCGTGCTAA